In the genome of Deinococcus ruber, one region contains:
- a CDS encoding TipAS antibiotic-recognition domain-containing protein, with the protein MSETRQEAVRRTLEQSYAPDALERLHSRPAAELASTRSELEAFWTQLHALVAAGQTPDSQTAQEVAGRLAALLRDIERSDPAIGERMRNT; encoded by the coding sequence ATGAGCGAGACACGCCAGGAGGCCGTGCGCCGCACCCTCGAACAGAGCTACGCTCCGGACGCGCTGGAGCGTCTGCATTCGCGGCCTGCCGCTGAGCTGGCAAGCACGCGGAGCGAACTGGAGGCGTTCTGGACACAGCTCCATGCCCTGGTCGCCGCCGGGCAAACCCCGGACAGTCAGACCGCTCAGGAAGTAGCAGGCCGCCTCGCTGCCCTGCTGCGCGACATAGAAAGAAGCGACCCCGCCATCGGTGAGAGAATGCGGAACACCTAG
- a CDS encoding lysozyme inhibitor LprI family protein — MQRMLRNFTAAVLVAAGMTAGGTAQAQNNCNTPGNSFEDVYCLSKVFVKADDDLNVAYQKLLKRLSPRAQATLRRTQRAWVSARNTDCTATDSKMGDIIYIGCAVDRTTARTNFLNDRYRECISSGCQPAKLNE, encoded by the coding sequence ATGCAGCGAATGCTCAGGAATTTTACGGCGGCAGTTCTGGTGGCAGCAGGCATGACAGCAGGAGGCACGGCGCAGGCTCAGAACAACTGCAATACGCCCGGCAACAGCTTCGAAGACGTGTACTGTCTCAGCAAGGTCTTCGTGAAGGCCGATGACGATCTGAACGTGGCGTATCAGAAGCTGCTGAAGCGGCTGTCGCCCCGTGCTCAGGCCACGCTGCGCCGTACCCAACGCGCCTGGGTGTCGGCCCGCAATACCGACTGCACCGCGACCGACAGCAAGATGGGCGACATCATCTATATCGGCTGCGCCGTTGACCGCACCACCGCACGCACCAATTTTCTGAACGACCGCTACCGCGAATGCATCAGTAGCGGGTGCCAGCCTGCCAAACTGAACGAGTGA
- a CDS encoding DinB family protein, which translates to MNDLLAVLDYHAWATERLLTALAPLSPAELTRDLHSSHGGVGGTLAHLYGSDQIWTARLRGEPALTFTELPPLPPLPQLKPQWVALQTAQKAVVAALEPELRLSYVNVKGEAQRSSVSEIVRHIVNHATHHRGQLVTMLRQLGHAAPNTDLIAFYRLRST; encoded by the coding sequence ATGAACGACCTGCTGGCGGTGCTCGATTATCATGCCTGGGCCACCGAGCGGCTTCTGACGGCACTTGCCCCGCTTTCGCCAGCTGAGCTGACACGCGATCTGCACAGCAGTCATGGCGGCGTGGGCGGCACGCTGGCCCACCTCTACGGTTCAGATCAGATCTGGACGGCAAGGCTGCGGGGCGAACCCGCCCTGACCTTTACCGAGCTGCCGCCCCTGCCCCCACTGCCACAGTTGAAGCCGCAGTGGGTGGCACTTCAGACGGCGCAGAAAGCTGTCGTGGCGGCACTCGAACCGGAACTGCGTCTGTCCTACGTCAACGTGAAGGGAGAGGCGCAGCGCAGCAGTGTCAGCGAAATCGTGCGGCATATCGTCAATCACGCCACACACCACCGGGGCCAACTGGTCACGATGCTGCGCCAGCTCGGCCATGCGGCACCCAACACCGACCTGATCGCGTTTTACCGCCTGCGATCAACCTGA
- a CDS encoding DUF805 domain-containing protein, with amino-acid sequence MNDYLNVVQRNYANFSGRTRRREFWMFTLVNSLILLAFVVLMVVGLAMSSSRGESNSISPLTIISLILIIVYGLATALPSVAVSVRRLHDAGYTGWLELLEFAGLRIVVLIFHVMDSQPGTNKWGPNPKGVGEIKPAF; translated from the coding sequence ATGAATGACTATCTGAATGTTGTGCAGCGCAACTACGCCAATTTCAGCGGACGTACTCGCCGCCGCGAGTTCTGGATGTTCACCCTCGTCAATAGCCTGATCCTGCTGGCTTTTGTCGTCCTGATGGTGGTGGGGCTGGCCATGAGCAGCAGCAGAGGCGAAAGCAACTCCATCTCGCCCCTGACGATCATCAGCCTGATCCTGATCATCGTGTATGGGCTGGCGACTGCGCTGCCGTCGGTGGCGGTCTCGGTCAGGCGGCTGCACGACGCCGGGTACACCGGCTGGCTGGAACTGCTGGAATTCGCGGGGCTGCGAATCGTGGTGCTGATCTTTCACGTGATGGACAGTCAGCCGGGCACCAACAAGTGGGGGCCGAACCCCAAGGGCGTCGGTGAGATCAAGCCCGCGTTCTGA
- a CDS encoding B12-binding domain-containing radical SAM protein has product MSYWRKTIKPLLDDEIGTMFKQAPARVTLAFPNRYSVGMASLGYQVIYRLFNNVEGVACERAFLPDDPDAFEAMGEALPTVESGRDAGDCQLFALSVSFELDLTNIIRTLDLAGMHPLREKRDDNDPIVMIGGPLTSSNPYPLTPFADVIAIGDGEQIVPVLAEALRDATSREDFYDLIDGMPGIFLPARHSHEPQWATAPKELLPAYSQIVTPHSELSNMFLVEAQRGCPRPCTFCLARTMYGPNRNNGGQELLDTIPDWATKVGLVGAALSDFPHTKFVGRTLTDRGIKLGVSSIRADTVDAELAEILKAGGLRTFTVASDAPSERLRQWLKKGITTEDLLKTAQISRDLGFKGLKVYMMIGLGPENDDDISELISFTKELAKVNRIALGISPFVPKRHTPHFQDSFAGVKVIEGRLKRIQKELRTTAELRNVSAKWAWVENVIARGGADVGMAAYQIYKNESIGAWKKALDDVGWVDPYEANESRIELPAGQIVRGDYDNHNHDELASRKVSSHAEGLAI; this is encoded by the coding sequence TTGAGTTACTGGCGCAAGACAATCAAACCGCTGCTCGACGACGAGATCGGGACCATGTTCAAACAGGCCCCGGCCCGCGTGACGCTCGCTTTTCCCAATCGCTACTCGGTGGGCATGGCAAGTCTGGGCTATCAGGTCATCTACCGGCTGTTCAACAACGTCGAGGGCGTGGCCTGCGAGCGGGCCTTCCTGCCTGACGACCCCGACGCCTTCGAGGCGATGGGCGAGGCGCTGCCCACCGTCGAATCGGGGCGCGACGCGGGCGACTGCCAGCTTTTTGCACTGAGCGTCAGCTTTGAACTCGACCTGACCAACATCATCCGCACGCTCGATCTGGCGGGCATGCACCCGCTCAGGGAAAAGCGCGACGACAACGATCCCATCGTGATGATCGGCGGCCCACTGACCAGCAGCAACCCGTACCCGCTGACGCCCTTTGCCGACGTGATCGCCATCGGAGACGGAGAACAGATCGTGCCCGTGCTGGCAGAGGCGCTGCGCGACGCCACCTCCCGCGAAGACTTTTACGACCTGATCGACGGAATGCCCGGCATTTTCCTGCCCGCCCGCCACAGCCACGAGCCGCAGTGGGCCACCGCGCCCAAGGAACTGCTGCCCGCCTACAGCCAGATCGTGACGCCGCACAGCGAGCTGTCCAATATGTTCCTGGTGGAAGCGCAGCGCGGCTGCCCGCGTCCCTGCACCTTCTGTCTGGCACGCACCATGTACGGCCCCAACCGCAACAACGGCGGTCAGGAACTGCTCGACACCATTCCCGACTGGGCCACCAAGGTCGGGCTGGTGGGCGCGGCGCTCTCCGACTTCCCGCACACCAAATTTGTCGGGCGCACCCTGACCGACCGGGGCATCAAGCTGGGCGTCAGCAGCATTCGCGCCGATACTGTCGATGCCGAACTGGCCGAGATTCTGAAGGCGGGCGGCCTGCGAACCTTCACGGTGGCGAGCGACGCTCCCAGTGAACGGCTGCGGCAGTGGCTGAAGAAGGGCATCACCACCGAAGACCTGCTGAAGACGGCGCAGATCAGCCGCGATCTGGGTTTCAAGGGCCTGAAAGTCTACATGATGATCGGGCTGGGACCGGAAAACGACGACGATATCTCCGAGCTGATCTCGTTTACCAAGGAACTGGCGAAGGTGAACCGCATCGCGCTGGGAATTTCGCCGTTCGTGCCCAAGCGCCACACGCCGCACTTCCAGGACAGCTTCGCGGGCGTCAAAGTCATCGAGGGCCGCCTGAAGCGCATTCAGAAGGAACTTCGCACCACTGCCGAGCTGCGGAACGTGTCGGCAAAATGGGCCTGGGTCGAAAACGTGATCGCACGCGGCGGAGCCGATGTGGGCATGGCGGCGTATCAGATCTATAAGAACGAGAGCATCGGCGCGTGGAAAAAAGCGCTCGACGATGTGGGCTGGGTCGATCCCTACGAGGCCAACGAAAGCCGTATCGAGCTTCCGGCGGGGCAGATCGTGCGCGGCGATTACGACAACCACAACCATGACGAGCTGGCGAGCCGCAAGGTCAGCAGCCACGCGGAAGGGCTGGCAATCTGA
- a CDS encoding DinB family protein — MTSRRSLLLTPAPAPVPEVGVLLAALHEARRRTLNWASKISDLDAVSVGQHSAATLLYHVAAIELDWLYAEVRQEHFPAEASEWFPLDVRDSEGRLSVVTGETAERHLARLSWVRGLLDDTYSRMTLEEFRRIRVLEAYDVTPEWVLMHLSLHEAHHEGQLAALDASD; from the coding sequence ATGACTTCCAGACGATCTCTCCTCCTGACGCCCGCCCCAGCCCCTGTGCCGGAGGTGGGCGTCCTGCTGGCGGCGCTGCACGAGGCCAGGCGCCGCACCCTGAATTGGGCGAGCAAGATCAGCGATCTGGACGCCGTTTCAGTCGGCCAGCACAGCGCCGCTACGCTGCTGTATCACGTCGCGGCCATCGAGCTGGACTGGCTGTACGCGGAAGTCCGGCAGGAACACTTTCCAGCGGAAGCCAGCGAGTGGTTTCCGCTGGATGTCCGAGATAGCGAGGGCAGGCTGAGCGTGGTCACAGGCGAGACGGCAGAGCGGCATCTGGCACGGCTGAGCTGGGTACGTGGGTTGCTCGACGACACCTATTCCCGAATGACACTGGAGGAATTCCGACGTATACGGGTGCTGGAGGCCTATGACGTGACGCCCGAGTGGGTTCTGATGCACCTCTCGCTGCACGAGGCGCACCACGAGGGACAACTGGCGGCACTCGACGCTTCCGATTGA
- a CDS encoding NUDIX domain-containing protein produces the protein MRHIHNAILIPYRPPVHSDSGQMLVQDRRGHRPPPWGFFGGGIEAGETPLQAVLREAWEELGMRLSAEHVQARAVLHARLRDLQFTLHLHTWKYSGDTSEFRLGEGAGMEWVTPAEMLTRVEAGGPDTAISEWMRAFLPSSAKLP, from the coding sequence GTGCGCCACATCCACAACGCCATCCTGATTCCTTATCGCCCGCCTGTACATTCAGACTCCGGGCAGATGCTGGTGCAGGACAGGCGTGGGCACAGGCCACCGCCCTGGGGCTTTTTCGGTGGTGGCATCGAGGCGGGCGAGACGCCACTTCAGGCCGTCCTGCGCGAAGCCTGGGAAGAGCTGGGCATGCGTCTGAGTGCCGAACACGTGCAGGCTCGGGCCGTGCTGCACGCACGGCTGCGAGACTTGCAGTTCACGCTGCATCTGCACACATGGAAATACAGCGGCGACACCTCCGAGTTCAGACTGGGCGAGGGGGCAGGCATGGAATGGGTCACCCCTGCGGAGATGCTGACGAGGGTGGAAGCAGGCGGACCTGACACAGCGATCAGCGAATGGATGCGGGCGTTTCTGCCATCCAGCGCCAAATTACCGTAG
- a CDS encoding cysteine desulfurase-like protein translates to MQLDAIRAQFPQLQNGLIYFDNAAGGLMPQRSIDAIREYLNGAGSANAMPTHRLGQAALALKHHARAATALFVNAEPGEVAMGPSATALAFRLSAAFGRLWGPGDEVIVSELEHEANASPWRELERVGVTLKLWHAQSDLTLNLDDLKALLTPRTKLLALSAASNAFGAKTPIREAAALARQAGAWTIVDAVHLASHELPDVRAWGVDFMTFSPYKVFAPHLGAMYVRRELLAGLPIPKLSFVPDDDITKLEHGTPPFELLSGWLGSLDYLRELGGADELSRAALEAAYRRIAELETPVTAQLLTGLQHNERVTLYGPARLEQRVGTFAFRVQGETPEQTALRLSERGVSVASGHFYAVLPAQKLGLYPEGVVRASLAHYTSAEDAQRLLDAL, encoded by the coding sequence ATGCAACTCGACGCCATCCGCGCTCAGTTTCCGCAACTCCAGAACGGCCTGATCTACTTCGACAACGCGGCAGGCGGCCTGATGCCCCAGCGCAGCATCGACGCCATCCGCGAATATCTGAACGGAGCGGGCAGCGCGAACGCCATGCCCACACACCGACTGGGACAGGCAGCGCTCGCCCTGAAGCACCACGCACGGGCCGCCACCGCCCTGTTTGTGAATGCCGAGCCGGGCGAAGTGGCGATGGGGCCGAGTGCCACCGCGCTGGCCTTCCGGCTGTCGGCGGCGTTTGGGCGGTTGTGGGGGCCGGGCGACGAGGTGATCGTGTCGGAGCTGGAACACGAGGCCAACGCCTCACCGTGGCGCGAACTGGAGCGCGTGGGCGTGACGTTGAAACTCTGGCACGCCCAGAGCGACCTGACACTGAATCTGGATGACCTGAAAGCGTTGCTGACCCCGCGCACGAAGCTGCTGGCCCTGAGCGCTGCTTCCAACGCCTTCGGAGCGAAAACGCCTATCCGGGAAGCGGCAGCGCTGGCACGGCAGGCCGGAGCCTGGACCATCGTCGACGCGGTGCATCTGGCGTCGCACGAGCTACCGGATGTGCGGGCCTGGGGCGTGGATTTCATGACCTTCAGCCCGTACAAGGTGTTTGCGCCGCACCTGGGGGCCATGTATGTGCGCCGTGAGCTGCTGGCGGGACTGCCGATTCCCAAACTGAGTTTTGTGCCCGACGACGACATCACCAAGCTGGAGCACGGCACCCCGCCGTTCGAGCTGCTGAGCGGCTGGCTGGGCAGCCTCGACTATCTGCGCGAGTTGGGTGGAGCCGATGAGCTGAGCCGCGCCGCACTGGAGGCCGCTTACCGCCGCATTGCCGAGCTGGAAACGCCCGTGACCGCGCAGCTGCTGACCGGGTTGCAGCACAACGAACGGGTCACGCTGTACGGCCCTGCACGGCTGGAGCAGCGGGTCGGCACCTTCGCCTTCCGGGTGCAGGGCGAGACGCCGGAACAGACTGCACTGCGACTGTCGGAACGGGGCGTGAGTGTGGCGTCAGGGCACTTTTACGCCGTGTTGCCCGCGCAAAAGCTGGGGCTGTACCCGGAAGGGGTGGTTCGTGCTAGCCTCGCGCATTACACCTCTGCCGAGGATGCCCAGCGGCTGCTGGACGCGCTGTAA
- a CDS encoding transglutaminase-like domain-containing protein, with protein sequence MTLPAPIGATETIRVRAGFELHFELTAPTPMMFIVEPLERPGQRILAARKRIVPQLPLLETTSYQDMMGNVVWRMLAPAGRLEVSHDLLVEVSANPDPVLPNLPKARVEDLPSEVLHYLLPSRYVDSDLLSGEAWQMFGHIQGGWAQVQAVCDHLQATLQYGAGSTSATTARESYQSGYAVCRDFAHAGVAFCRALNLPARYVCGYLADIDVPPDFRPMDFHAWFEVWLDGAWRTFDARHNFPRTGRILIATGRDAADTAFNTAFGSTNLAHMKVWADLTEISELPLLADGYPRSPTQEGMRLSEERGRIGQIFRR encoded by the coding sequence ATGACCCTCCCCGCGCCGATAGGAGCGACAGAAACCATCCGGGTGCGCGCCGGGTTCGAGCTGCATTTTGAACTCACCGCGCCCACTCCAATGATGTTCATCGTGGAACCGCTGGAACGTCCCGGCCAGCGGATTCTGGCAGCCCGCAAGCGGATCGTGCCGCAGTTGCCGCTGCTGGAAACCACCAGTTATCAGGACATGATGGGCAATGTGGTGTGGCGAATGCTGGCCCCCGCCGGGCGGCTGGAAGTGTCGCACGATCTGCTGGTCGAGGTGTCGGCCAACCCCGATCCGGTGCTGCCCAACCTTCCCAAAGCCCGCGTCGAAGACCTGCCGAGCGAGGTGCTGCACTACCTGTTGCCCAGCCGCTACGTCGACAGCGACCTGCTGTCGGGTGAGGCGTGGCAGATGTTCGGACATATTCAGGGCGGCTGGGCGCAGGTGCAGGCCGTATGCGACCATCTTCAGGCTACCTTGCAGTACGGGGCGGGCAGCACCAGTGCCACCACCGCCCGCGAGTCGTACCAGTCGGGCTATGCGGTCTGCCGCGACTTCGCGCACGCCGGGGTGGCCTTCTGCCGCGCCCTGAACCTGCCCGCCCGCTACGTCTGCGGCTATCTGGCCGATATCGACGTGCCGCCCGATTTCCGCCCGATGGACTTTCACGCGTGGTTCGAGGTGTGGCTGGACGGCGCTTGGCGCACCTTCGACGCCCGCCACAACTTCCCGCGCACAGGCCGCATCCTGATCGCCACCGGGCGCGACGCTGCCGACACCGCCTTCAACACGGCGTTTGGTTCCACCAACCTTGCCCATATGAAAGTCTGGGCCGACCTCACCGAGATTTCAGAACTGCCGCTGCTGGCAGACGGCTACCCCAGATCGCCCACTCAGGAAGGCATGCGCCTGAGTGAAGAGCGCGGCAGAATCGGGCAGATCTTCCGGCGCTGA
- a CDS encoding thioredoxin domain-containing protein codes for MTAPTVNRLASETSPYLRQHMHNPVEWYPWGEEAFAAARTRDLPILLSVGYSTCHWCHVMAHESFENAETAATMNANFVCVKLDREERPDIDGLYMSAVQAMTGSGGWPMTVFLTHDLRPFYAGTYFPPRDMQGMPSFGRVLASVSGAWQTQRDKLESNAEALTAHIREASQPQAAPEDWPADLLPDAINSMARLYDAQNGGFGSAPKFPSPTTLAFLLTQPKGQDMALKTLQAMLRGGIYDQLGGGFHRYSVDGQWRVPHFEKMLYDNAQLISVLLSAHTLKGDPDLLRGAVQTLEYVEREMLNVEGGFYSAQDADTGGIEGLTFVWTPQEFREVLGDEADEMMQIFGVSEAGNFTDPHHPEFGRRSVLYLPQGIPSEQARRAELARQKLLAARQQRPQPGTDDKILTSWNGLMLSALANAARVTNNPHWLALARQNRDFVQAKLRQPGGALLHTYKDGQAKISGLLEDQALYGLGLVALYRAGGDLRDLLWARQLWDTVRQNYWDEDAGVFYTTSSANELLLTRRSEFFDAAVLSSHAAAAQLAVWMARYFADEEAERIARKAVQTYGRELLAAPAGLGGLLTAAAHLLAPDTEIAVVGSPEARQPFAEVLSAFDLPFTVVAFSETGAGLPVLEGRGRTDGSAAAYVCRGRVCDLPATDPETFRTQVTTLVRALEVGGS; via the coding sequence ATGACCGCGCCCACTGTCAATCGGCTGGCCTCCGAAACCAGCCCGTACCTGCGCCAGCACATGCATAACCCGGTGGAGTGGTACCCCTGGGGCGAGGAGGCGTTCGCGGCGGCCCGCACCCGAGACCTGCCGATTCTGCTGTCGGTGGGCTACTCGACCTGCCACTGGTGCCACGTGATGGCGCACGAGAGCTTCGAGAACGCCGAAACCGCCGCCACCATGAACGCCAACTTCGTGTGCGTCAAGCTCGACCGCGAAGAGCGCCCCGACATCGACGGTCTGTATATGAGCGCGGTGCAGGCCATGACCGGTTCGGGCGGCTGGCCCATGACGGTGTTCCTGACGCACGATCTGCGGCCCTTCTACGCCGGAACGTACTTCCCGCCGCGAGATATGCAGGGCATGCCCAGCTTCGGGCGGGTGCTGGCGTCGGTCAGCGGTGCGTGGCAGACCCAGCGAGACAAGCTGGAAAGCAACGCCGAGGCGCTCACCGCCCACATCAGAGAGGCCAGCCAGCCGCAGGCAGCGCCGGAAGACTGGCCCGCCGATCTGCTGCCGGACGCAATCAACAGCATGGCGCGGCTGTACGACGCCCAGAATGGGGGATTTGGCAGCGCCCCCAAATTTCCGTCGCCTACCACCCTGGCTTTTCTGCTGACACAGCCGAAAGGTCAGGACATGGCGCTGAAGACCCTGCAGGCCATGCTGCGCGGCGGCATCTACGACCAGCTCGGCGGCGGCTTTCACCGCTACAGCGTCGACGGGCAGTGGCGCGTGCCGCACTTCGAGAAGATGCTGTACGACAATGCCCAGCTGATATCGGTCCTGCTGAGCGCCCACACGCTGAAGGGCGACCCCGACCTGCTGCGCGGCGCGGTGCAGACGCTGGAGTATGTCGAACGGGAGATGCTCAACGTGGAAGGCGGCTTTTACAGCGCCCAGGACGCCGACACGGGCGGTATCGAGGGTCTGACCTTCGTGTGGACGCCGCAGGAATTCCGCGAGGTGCTGGGCGACGAGGCAGACGAGATGATGCAGATTTTTGGGGTGAGCGAGGCGGGTAACTTTACCGACCCGCACCACCCGGAATTCGGACGGCGCAGCGTGCTGTACCTGCCTCAGGGCATTCCGTCAGAGCAGGCGCGGCGGGCCGAACTCGCCCGCCAGAAATTGCTGGCTGCCCGGCAGCAGCGCCCGCAACCCGGCACCGACGACAAGATTCTGACCAGCTGGAACGGGCTGATGCTGTCGGCCCTGGCGAACGCCGCCCGCGTCACCAACAACCCGCACTGGCTCGCGCTGGCACGGCAAAACCGCGACTTCGTGCAGGCGAAGCTGAGGCAGCCCGGCGGCGCACTGCTGCACACCTACAAAGACGGGCAGGCCAAGATTTCGGGGCTGCTGGAAGATCAGGCGCTCTACGGGCTGGGGCTGGTGGCACTGTACCGCGCAGGCGGCGACCTGCGCGATCTGCTGTGGGCGCGGCAGCTCTGGGACACCGTGCGCCAGAACTACTGGGACGAAGACGCGGGCGTGTTCTACACCACCTCCAGCGCCAACGAACTGCTGCTGACGCGGCGCAGCGAATTCTTCGACGCCGCCGTGCTGAGTTCGCATGCGGCGGCGGCCCAGCTTGCCGTCTGGATGGCCCGCTACTTTGCCGACGAGGAAGCGGAGCGCATCGCCCGCAAAGCCGTGCAGACCTATGGGCGCGAACTGCTGGCCGCCCCCGCCGGACTGGGCGGCCTGCTGACGGCAGCGGCTCACCTGCTCGCCCCAGACACCGAAATCGCCGTGGTGGGCAGCCCAGAGGCCAGACAGCCGTTTGCAGAGGTGCTGAGCGCCTTCGATCTGCCGTTCACGGTGGTGGCCTTCTCGGAGACAGGGGCGGGGCTGCCGGTGCTGGAAGGGCGCGGCAGGACGGATGGCAGCGCCGCCGCTTATGTGTGCCGGGGCCGGGTGTGCGACCTGCCCGCCACAGACCCCGAAACCTTCCGGACGCAGGTGACGACGCTTGTCAGGGCGCTGGAAGTCGGCGGCTCATAG
- the hflX gene encoding GTPase HflX, with protein sequence MDKVLGNTSGLRPAQLKSLGNLYRRRLAPGTVTSPELARNLAELSHELRREITLLIDRRGRVLSVSVADAKGAELPPIRRGEERLAGFHLLHTHPKGGPLSKNDLSTLFLNRLDAVAAIEVRGDGLPGNVHLAHLTPPGTVGEEEDWRIYPPASPSDIEDFDLSAQVRALEEEIARASRVRAAAPDKERALLVQIDQGEFDAEERLQELSELARTAGAEVVYKELVARKHLKAGTLVGAGKLEELTSRAYHLDAQTLVFGQELGAAQAREIEAATGLKIIDRTQLILDIFALHAQGVESRLQVELAQLRYMKPRLLGAGARLSRIGASGGSAAGGAIGTRGPGETKLELDRRRINDRISFLEAQLSDVSVRREERRKTRSRNDVPVVSIVGYTNAGKSTLLNSFTHAAEEPRKVLAENKLFATLRPTSRQGYLEGIGPVVFTDTVGFIRDLPADLSRAFRATLEEIGDADLLLHVVDAASPGADARYDAVRRILSDLDLEEMPEVVALNKADAAEPETLERERQRMNGVPISAVTGQGLHALRGVLAETLQQQAEDQAVRVAATRLEHARMKAELSSNSSALRLSTGQYPHD encoded by the coding sequence ATAGATAAAGTCTTAGGCAACACCTCCGGCCTGCGTCCCGCACAACTCAAGTCGCTGGGCAACCTGTACCGCCGCCGCCTGGCCCCCGGTACCGTCACGTCGCCGGAACTGGCCCGCAATCTGGCCGAACTGTCGCATGAGCTGCGCCGCGAGATCACGCTGCTGATAGATCGGCGCGGCAGAGTCCTGAGCGTCAGCGTGGCCGATGCCAAGGGCGCGGAACTGCCGCCCATCCGGCGCGGCGAAGAGCGGCTGGCAGGCTTTCATCTGCTGCACACCCACCCCAAGGGCGGGCCGCTCAGCAAGAACGATCTGTCCACGCTGTTCCTGAACCGTCTGGACGCGGTGGCCGCCATCGAGGTGCGCGGCGACGGGCTGCCCGGAAACGTGCATCTGGCGCACCTGACGCCGCCCGGCACGGTGGGCGAGGAAGAGGACTGGCGCATCTATCCGCCTGCCAGTCCCAGCGACATCGAAGACTTTGATCTGAGTGCTCAGGTGCGGGCGCTGGAAGAGGAGATTGCGCGGGCCTCACGGGTACGCGCCGCCGCCCCAGACAAAGAGCGGGCGCTGCTGGTGCAGATCGATCAGGGCGAGTTCGATGCCGAAGAGCGCCTTCAGGAACTGTCCGAGCTGGCCCGCACGGCTGGCGCGGAAGTGGTGTACAAGGAACTGGTCGCCCGCAAGCACCTGAAGGCCGGAACGCTGGTCGGCGCGGGCAAACTGGAAGAACTGACCAGCCGCGCCTACCACCTCGATGCGCAGACGCTGGTCTTCGGGCAGGAACTCGGCGCGGCGCAGGCCCGCGAGATCGAAGCGGCGACGGGTCTGAAGATCATCGACCGCACGCAGCTGATTCTGGATATCTTCGCGCTGCACGCACAGGGCGTCGAGTCGCGGCTTCAGGTCGAATTGGCGCAGCTGCGGTATATGAAACCCCGGCTGCTGGGTGCGGGCGCACGGCTGTCGCGTATCGGCGCATCGGGCGGCAGCGCGGCAGGCGGGGCCATCGGCACACGCGGCCCCGGCGAAACCAAGCTGGAGCTGGATCGCCGCCGCATCAACGACCGCATTTCGTTTCTGGAAGCGCAGCTGAGCGACGTGTCGGTGAGGCGTGAGGAGCGGCGCAAGACCCGCAGCCGCAACGACGTGCCGGTGGTGAGTATCGTGGGATACACCAACGCGGGCAAGAGCACGCTGCTCAACAGTTTCACGCATGCCGCCGAAGAGCCGCGCAAGGTGCTGGCCGAGAACAAGCTGTTCGCCACGCTGCGCCCCACCAGCCGCCAGGGGTATCTGGAGGGCATCGGCCCGGTGGTCTTTACCGACACCGTGGGCTTTATCCGCGATCTGCCCGCCGACCTGAGCCGGGCGTTCAGAGCCACGCTGGAGGAAATCGGAGACGCCGACCTGCTGCTGCACGTGGTCGATGCCGCGTCTCCGGGGGCCGATGCCCGCTATGACGCGGTGCGCCGCATCCTGAGCGACCTCGATCTGGAAGAGATGCCTGAGGTGGTGGCGCTGAACAAGGCCGACGCCGCCGAGCCGGAAACGCTGGAGCGCGAACGCCAGCGCATGAACGGCGTGCCGATCAGTGCCGTGACCGGACAGGGGCTGCATGCACTCCGGGGCGTGCTGGCCGAGACGTTGCAGCAGCAGGCCGAAGATCAGGCAGTGCGCGTGGCGGCGACCCGGCTGGAACACGCCCGCATGAAGGCCGAGCTTTCCAGCAATTCATCTGCGCTGCGCCTGAGTACAGGACAATACCCGCATGATTGA